The sequence CGACCTCTACGAAGCCGTCGACGTCTCGAGTATCGACAGCCGGCCCATGCTCGTCGACCTGATGGGCATGGGCCGTCCACCCGAGGACGTGAGCGCCGACTCGCCGATCATCGCCAAGCTCGACATGGCCTACCGTCAAGCGCTCAACGCCACCGCCGATGTTCTCGGTATCACGCTGTCGGACATCGCGGTCAGCGTCGAATGCACCACCCTCGACCGGCCCATCGAGATCGCGGTCGGCACCATCGAGCCCGGCCTGGTTGTGGGCCAACGGTTCTCGTGGACCGGACGATGGAACGACCGCGACCTGCTGGCGATCCACGAAGAGTGGGTGTTGACCCGCGACCTGCCGCAGTGGGGTCTGCGCCCGCTGGCCGACGGTGAGAAGGCGCCGCTCATCCGCGCCGTGATCAAAGGTGTGCCGAGTTTCGAGCTGCAGCTCGATGTCGGGTGGGATGATGTGCCGCCTGGGTTCGAGGGCGCAAACCCTGGACATTTGATGATCGGGATGAGCGCGGTGCGCGCGATCCCCTACGTGATGGCCGCGCCGCCGGGAATCGTCACAGCGCCCGTGTTCGGCGCGATCCAGCTGTAAACGCGCTCGCCCTGACTCGCGCCGAAATCTGCGCCAGGGCTGCGATTTCCGCCGTATCGCGACCCTCCGGCAGATTTCGCGGTTCAGGCTCGGCTTACCTCGCGAGCCAGGGGTTGGTCCAGGAGTCGATCGCGGCGACCTCGGCGACGGGTTTACGCCGCACCGGGTGGTGCCGGCCGACGGGCCAGCCCGCGGTGATCAGCGTGGCGATCCGCCAGTGCGGCGGGATGCCGACGAGTTCGCGCAGCTCGCGATCGCATGCGTCCTGCCACAACGTGATCGCCGCGCCGAGACCCTGTGCCCGCGCGGCCAGCAGAAAGTTCTGCACGGCCGGGAAGATCGATCCACCCTGCTGCAGGTCGCTGGCACCCGGCTGCGGCTCGACGCAGAACAGCACGCAGACCGGGGCGTCGCCGCCGACGTGCATGTGTTCGTACATCGCGCGCAGTACCCGCGCCTTCGCATCGGTCGCGTCCGCGGGCGGTGCGTCGAACCCGTAGAAGTCGGTCATCGCCTGCCATGTCTGCCGCGCGGCCGCCGAGATCACCGCGCGCGTTTCGGCCGAGCGCACCACGACGAGGCGCCACGGCTGCTGGTTTCCGCCCGACGGCGCCCAGGTGGCGGCCTGCAGACACTTCTCGATGACGGCATCGTCGACGGGTTCGCTGCGGTAGCGCCGTACCGCCGACGCGGTGCGCATCACCGTCCACAGATCGTCGGTCATCGCGGATAGGTCGGCGCCAGCGTGCCTGTCCAATGGCCGCCGCGCACCGGACCGGTGACCAGCGGCAGGTCCAACGTCGACAGCAGACCGGGCGGCGCCGCGATGACGGCGGGGATGGCGTTGAGCTCACGCATCACCGTGGCGTAGGTCAGACCGCGCATATTGTCTCCGCGGCCGTGCATTTCGACGTCGACGGTGTAGGTGGGCAGGCCGTCGACGATCACCCGGTATCCGCCGTGTGGTGACGGATGTCGCGGCCAGTCCGGCGCGGCGGGTTCACCCATGCGGGTGATGTGTTCGAGCACGACGCGCTCCTCACCGTCGACGACGCCGGCCAGCTTGAACCGCATGCCACCCATTGTTCCCGGTTCGATCCAGCCCGACGCCACCTCGTAACGCTCGGTCGCCAGCCACTTCTCGATCGTCGTCTTGACCTCGTCGAGCGGAAGACCCACCCCGTCGGCGACCAGCTGGACCGTCGGCGCCCACAACGCGGCCAGGCGCGTGGTGTCGAACAGCGGCGCGGGATGGTCGGGGGGATGGCCGAAACCCATGAAGTCGAACATGATCTCGGGCTGGTTGATCGGGGCGTAGTCGAGGATCTCCAGCATCGTGATCGTGTCGACCCGGCTGCTGAAGCCCGTCATCGTCAGTGCGATGACGTCGTTGGCCCAGCCCGGGTCGACACCGCTGTTGAAGAAAGTGGTTTTACCCTCGGCGCAGGCGGCCTCGATCAGTTCGACGGTTTCGGTGTCCGCGGCGGGCGGGTAGCACAGCGGCACCAGTGACGTGGTGACCACATTCTTGCCGGCTCGCAGGCAGCGTGCGATGTCCTCGGCGGCCTCGCGGTAGCGATAGTCGCCGGAGGCGAAGTAGGCGACGGCATCGGCGTCCAGGGCGAACGCCTCCTCGATGTCGCGGGTCGCGATCACGCCGGTTTCCGGCATCCCGCACAATGCGCCTGCGTCCATGCCGTCCTTGGCCTCGGCGTGCACGACGACGCCCGCCAGATCCAGCCCGGGGTGCGCGATGAGCGCGCGCAACGCGCCGACACCGACTTGACCGGGACCCCACAGGATCACCCGCGGGTTCCGTTGGGAATCTGACATGTCCACCCTTCCCGGCTGCGCCTTCCAGCCGCCGTGAGAACATACCTTCTCAATAACCGACAAGACCATTGCCACTATGGCCCAATCCGGAGGACACCATGAGCGATTACGAGTTCTTGAAGTGGGAGACGTTCGACGACGGGCAGATCGTGCGGATCTCGCTCAACCGGCCCGAACAGCGCAACGCGCAGAACCGCGGAATGCTGGTGGAACTCGACGAGGCGTTCGCCCGCGCCGAGGCCGACGACGGCGTTCGCGTTGTCATCCTCGCCGGTGAGGGTCCGGTGTTCTCCTCCGGCCATGACATCGGTTCGAAGCAGGCCCGCGCCGAGTTCTCGCCGGGTCCGGGCCAGCACCCGACGGCGGTGATCAACGGGGGAACCCGCGAGGGCGCCGAGAAGATCATGCTGCAGGAGTGGCACTACTTCTTCCAGAACAACCTGCGGTGGCGCAATCTGCGCAAGATCACGATCGCACAGGTGCACGGGGATGTCTTCTCGGCGGGCCTGATGCTGATCTGGGCGTGCGATCTGATCGTCGGCAGTGAAGAGGTACGCTTCGCCGACGTCGTCGGCACCCGGTTGGGCATGTGCGGGATGGAGTACTTCGGCCATCCATGGGAGTTCGGTCCGCGTCGCACGAAGGAGTTGATGCTCACCGGCGATGCGATCGACATCGAGGAGGCGTACCGCCTGGGCATGGTGAGCAAGATCTTCAAACGCGAGGAGCTGGCCGAGCGGACGCTCGAGATGGCCCGCCGCATCGCGACCGTGCCGACGATGGCGGCCCTGCTGATCAAGGAGTCGGTCAACCAGTCCGTGGACAGCATGGGCTTCTACAACGCGCTGCAGTCCTGCTTCAGCCTGCATCAGCTCAATCACGCCCACTGGGTCGGGGTGCGCGACGACAGGCGCGCCGTCGCCGGTGAGGAGCAAGGGGTACCGAACTGGCGCACCGCACCCCCAGTGGTGATGTCGGTGAAGGATCAAGTGCGGGCGGACGGGTGACCGCCGTCGGAGAACCGATGCCGGTGACCATCGAGGGACACCTGTTCGGCCGGTTGCCGTTCTACGACATCGTCGACACCGACAACACCGTCGTCGTCGACCTCCACCACCGGCCGGATCTGGTGAACACCCGAGGGGCCTTGCAGGGCGGTCTGGTCGCCACCCTCATCGACATCGCCGGAGGCCGACTGGCGGTCAAGCATGCGGACGTCGGCGCAGGCGTCGGCACCGCAGACATGTCGATTCA comes from Mycolicibacterium pulveris and encodes:
- a CDS encoding PaaI family thioesterase; the protein is MPVTIEGHLFGRLPFYDIVDTDNTVVVDLHHRPDLVNTRGALQGGLVATLIDIAGGRLAVKHADVGAGVGTADMSIHFVAPIVGGPARATATVVRAGKRLIVVAVDVVDVAKDRLAARATLSFAVMAPGGSGQPATGL
- a CDS encoding NAD(P)H-dependent amine dehydrogenase family protein, giving the protein MILWGPGQVGVGALRALIAHPGLDLAGVVVHAEAKDGMDAGALCGMPETGVIATRDIEEAFALDADAVAYFASGDYRYREAAEDIARCLRAGKNVVTTSLVPLCYPPAADTETVELIEAACAEGKTTFFNSGVDPGWANDVIALTMTGFSSRVDTITMLEILDYAPINQPEIMFDFMGFGHPPDHPAPLFDTTRLAALWAPTVQLVADGVGLPLDEVKTTIEKWLATERYEVASGWIEPGTMGGMRFKLAGVVDGEERVVLEHITRMGEPAAPDWPRHPSPHGGYRVIVDGLPTYTVDVEMHGRGDNMRGLTYATVMRELNAIPAVIAAPPGLLSTLDLPLVTGPVRGGHWTGTLAPTYPR
- a CDS encoding NAD(P)H-dependent amine dehydrogenase family protein; amino-acid sequence: MAIRVVQWATGAVGRAALAELIENPDFQLVGVLVYDPDKAGLDAGALCGLPATTGVVATTDKDAIVALGADVVVHAASKAHAVETNAEDICRLLAAGSSVITTTSYNHLPTYGADTEAAFARACAEGNSRFHAAGENPGFMFERLVTTITGLSKSIDRIDLYEAVDVSSIDSRPMLVDLMGMGRPPEDVSADSPIIAKLDMAYRQALNATADVLGITLSDIAVSVECTTLDRPIEIAVGTIEPGLVVGQRFSWTGRWNDRDLLAIHEEWVLTRDLPQWGLRPLADGEKAPLIRAVIKGVPSFELQLDVGWDDVPPGFEGANPGHLMIGMSAVRAIPYVMAAPPGIVTAPVFGAIQL
- a CDS encoding nitroreductase family protein — encoded protein: MTDDLWTVMRTASAVRRYRSEPVDDAVIEKCLQAATWAPSGGNQQPWRLVVVRSAETRAVISAAARQTWQAMTDFYGFDAPPADATDAKARVLRAMYEHMHVGGDAPVCVLFCVEPQPGASDLQQGGSIFPAVQNFLLAARAQGLGAAITLWQDACDRELRELVGIPPHWRIATLITAGWPVGRHHPVRRKPVAEVAAIDSWTNPWLAR
- a CDS encoding enoyl-CoA hydratase, whose amino-acid sequence is MSDYEFLKWETFDDGQIVRISLNRPEQRNAQNRGMLVELDEAFARAEADDGVRVVILAGEGPVFSSGHDIGSKQARAEFSPGPGQHPTAVINGGTREGAEKIMLQEWHYFFQNNLRWRNLRKITIAQVHGDVFSAGLMLIWACDLIVGSEEVRFADVVGTRLGMCGMEYFGHPWEFGPRRTKELMLTGDAIDIEEAYRLGMVSKIFKREELAERTLEMARRIATVPTMAALLIKESVNQSVDSMGFYNALQSCFSLHQLNHAHWVGVRDDRRAVAGEEQGVPNWRTAPPVVMSVKDQVRADG